Proteins encoded by one window of Clostridium fungisolvens:
- a CDS encoding methyl-accepting chemotaxis protein translates to MLAKLKNFKLKNLIISLTISAVISTIVVGGFGYFNMKNLDTQLGVMYSEYLIPVSDIGEIKSNFYQVKATDIEAMANKTSGSEFLSSIKTFRQNIDKYLNDYENTKLDDQETVYLNNFKSAYSFFSKMWDSKATGNSNQYTSQITEQESKLETNLDKLLSYDESIAQANKETSTKAAVLSEKLMITIFAISLAIFTVIAYIVILVINKSSKEIITNLQQVSEGNFSLDIEGNSKTEFGLMNSALKKTILNISHMIKSVKNTAGNINNQAGNLSAVSEEMATSSKSVAASIEEVSRSNEYQSIALTDINIVLGEFGGRIENIVNAIKTIDNNSRDINHMANESDVQLETLIESVNDLAVSFQSFTERMNTLGVKIGKINDITNYINNISEQTNLLALNAAIEAARAGENGKGFSVVAAEIRKLAEESKISTENISKLTSDIGHDTSEILNITNSMNDKLNEQSTVVETSLDSFKKIISSVEMIIPEIEQVTKAALHLNEEKDNITEKVGSTSSLAQEINAASEEMTASSEEVYSATDEVAKSASILDNATEEMMLYVSKFRLQE, encoded by the coding sequence ATGTTAGCAAAATTAAAGAATTTTAAATTGAAAAACTTAATTATATCTCTAACAATTTCAGCAGTTATATCCACAATAGTCGTAGGTGGCTTTGGTTATTTTAATATGAAGAACCTAGATACCCAATTGGGGGTTATGTACTCAGAGTACTTAATTCCAGTGTCCGATATTGGAGAAATAAAGAGTAATTTTTACCAAGTAAAGGCTACAGATATTGAAGCTATGGCGAATAAGACAAGTGGAAGTGAATTTTTAAGTAGTATTAAAACCTTTAGACAAAATATTGATAAATATTTAAATGATTATGAAAATACTAAATTAGATGATCAAGAAACGGTTTATCTAAATAATTTTAAGTCTGCTTACAGCTTTTTCTCCAAGATGTGGGATAGTAAAGCAACTGGTAATTCAAATCAATATACAAGTCAAATTACAGAACAAGAAAGTAAATTGGAAACTAATTTAGATAAATTACTAAGTTATGATGAAAGTATTGCACAAGCAAACAAGGAAACAAGTACAAAAGCAGCAGTTTTAAGCGAAAAGTTAATGATAACTATATTTGCAATATCATTGGCTATATTCACCGTAATTGCATACATAGTAATATTAGTTATTAATAAATCATCAAAAGAAATCATAACAAATTTGCAACAAGTTTCAGAAGGTAATTTTAGCTTAGATATAGAGGGGAATAGTAAGACAGAATTTGGACTTATGAATTCTGCATTAAAAAAGACCATATTAAATATATCTCATATGATAAAAAGTGTAAAAAACACTGCTGGTAATATAAACAATCAAGCAGGGAATTTATCTGCAGTATCAGAGGAGATGGCAACATCCTCTAAAAGTGTAGCAGCATCTATTGAAGAAGTTTCAAGATCAAATGAATATCAGTCAATAGCTTTAACTGATATAAATATAGTACTTGGTGAATTTGGAGGTCGTATTGAAAATATAGTAAATGCTATAAAGACCATAGATAATAATTCGAGAGATATTAATCATATGGCTAACGAAAGTGATGTTCAGTTAGAAACATTAATTGAATCGGTAAATGATTTAGCTGTTTCATTCCAAAGCTTTACTGAGAGAATGAACACTTTGGGGGTTAAAATTGGAAAGATAAATGATATTACTAATTACATAAACAATATTTCAGAACAAACTAATCTTCTAGCGCTTAATGCTGCAATTGAAGCTGCAAGAGCTGGAGAGAATGGAAAAGGATTTTCTGTTGTTGCTGCAGAGATAAGAAAACTGGCGGAGGAAAGTAAGATTTCTACTGAAAATATAAGTAAACTTACTTCAGATATAGGACATGATACTTCGGAAATATTAAATATAACAAATTCTATGAATGATAAACTAAATGAGCAATCAACTGTAGTTGAAACATCTTTAGACTCATTTAAAAAGATTATTTCAAGTGTAGAAATGATAATACCAGAAATTGAACAAGTGACTAAAGCTGCTTTGCATCTAAATGAAGAAAAAGATAATATAACGGAGAAGGTTGGTAGCACCTCTTCATTAGCACAAGAGATAAATGCTGCATCAGAAGAAATGACGGCTTCATCAGAGGAAGTTTATAGTGCAACAGATGAGGTAGCAAAGTCTGCTTCTATCTTAGACAATGCTACAGAAGAAATGATGCTATACGTGAGTAAGTTTAGATTACAGGAATAA
- a CDS encoding YjdF family protein, translated as MESIIKLTVLFSDPFWVGIFEVMEDYELKVCKVTFGAEPKDQEVHEFILMNFYRLDFGGSVKLEKKDLTIKKQNPKRLQRNIRKETDAKEIGTKAQIAMKLQHDQLKLEHKNKTKEQKLQEEERKFSIRQRKKLDKHKGH; from the coding sequence ATGGAATCTATAATTAAATTAACAGTTCTTTTTAGCGACCCATTTTGGGTTGGTATTTTTGAAGTTATGGAGGATTATGAGCTTAAGGTGTGTAAGGTTACCTTTGGAGCTGAACCAAAGGACCAAGAAGTTCATGAATTTATACTAATGAATTTCTACAGATTAGATTTTGGTGGTTCAGTAAAACTAGAGAAGAAAGATCTTACCATAAAGAAACAAAATCCTAAGAGACTTCAAAGAAATATAAGAAAAGAGACTGATGCTAAGGAAATTGGCACAAAAGCTCAAATTGCAATGAAGCTACAGCATGACCAATTGAAGCTGGAACATAAAAATAAAACTAAAGAACAAAAGCTGCAGGAAGAGGAAAGAAAGTTTAGTATAAGGCAGAGAAAAAAGCTTGATAAGCATAAAGGACATTAA
- a CDS encoding ABC-F family ATP-binding cassette domain-containing protein, with product MSILTVKNLSHGFGDRAIFEDVSFRLLKGEHIGFIGANGEGKSTFMNIITGKLMPDDGKVEWSNRVRVGYMDQHAHLEKGNSIRDVLRGAFQYLFDLEKEMLDMYDKMADATPEELDKMMNDIGTIQDMLDHNGFYVIDAKIDEVAGGLGLKDVGLDKDVMDLSGGQRTKVLLSKLLLETPDILLLDEPTNYLDEAHIEWLKRFLQSYENAFILISHDIPFLNSVINLIYHVENRQLNRYVGDYDNFKRVHEANKKQLESAYERQQQEIAKLEDFIARNKARVATTGMAKARQKKLDKIEKIELTAEKPKPEFNFRSGRTSGKLIFETRDLVIGYNEPLSRPLNLRMERGQKIALVGANGLGKTTLLKSLMGELKSLGGEVELGDYLQMGYFEQEIKDANYNSCIDEVWGEFPAFTQYEVRAALAKCGLTTKHIESKVVVLSGGEQAKVRLCKLINKETNLLILDEPTNHLDVEAKDELKRALKAYKGSILIVCHEPEFYRDVVTDVWNCEEWTTKIV from the coding sequence ATGAGTATACTTACAGTAAAAAACCTTAGTCATGGCTTTGGTGATAGAGCTATATTTGAAGATGTATCTTTTAGACTTCTAAAGGGAGAGCACATAGGTTTTATCGGTGCTAATGGTGAAGGTAAATCTACATTCATGAATATAATAACAGGAAAGCTTATGCCTGATGATGGTAAGGTTGAATGGAGCAATAGGGTTAGAGTTGGATATATGGACCAGCACGCTCATCTTGAAAAAGGAAACTCAATTAGAGATGTACTTAGAGGAGCATTTCAATATCTTTTTGACCTAGAAAAAGAGATGCTAGATATGTATGATAAGATGGCTGATGCTACGCCTGAAGAGCTAGATAAAATGATGAATGACATAGGAACAATCCAAGATATGCTTGACCATAATGGATTCTATGTTATAGATGCTAAGATTGATGAAGTTGCTGGTGGACTTGGATTAAAAGATGTAGGTCTAGATAAAGATGTTATGGATTTAAGTGGAGGACAAAGAACTAAGGTTTTATTATCTAAGCTTCTTTTAGAAACTCCAGATATACTTCTTTTAGACGAGCCTACTAACTATTTAGATGAAGCTCATATAGAATGGTTAAAGAGATTCTTACAAAGTTACGAAAATGCATTTATATTAATATCACATGATATTCCATTCTTAAACAGTGTTATAAACTTAATTTATCATGTTGAAAATAGACAGCTTAATAGATATGTTGGGGATTATGATAACTTTAAGAGAGTACATGAAGCAAATAAGAAACAGTTAGAATCTGCTTATGAAAGACAACAACAAGAAATAGCAAAACTTGAAGACTTTATAGCTAGAAACAAAGCTAGAGTAGCTACTACTGGAATGGCAAAAGCTAGACAAAAGAAATTAGATAAGATAGAAAAAATAGAACTTACGGCTGAAAAACCAAAGCCAGAGTTTAATTTTAGAAGCGGAAGAACTTCAGGAAAGCTTATATTTGAGACTAGAGATTTAGTTATTGGATATAATGAACCATTATCAAGACCACTTAATTTAAGAATGGAAAGAGGTCAAAAAATAGCTCTAGTAGGTGCAAATGGACTTGGAAAGACTACTCTTCTAAAGAGCCTTATGGGAGAACTTAAATCCTTAGGCGGAGAAGTTGAGTTAGGTGATTATCTACAAATGGGATACTTTGAACAAGAGATAAAAGATGCTAACTATAACAGTTGTATAGATGAAGTATGGGGTGAGTTTCCTGCATTTACTCAGTATGAAGTAAGAGCTGCTCTTGCTAAGTGTGGTCTTACAACAAAGCATATTGAAAGTAAGGTAGTTGTACTAAGTGGAGGAGAGCAAGCTAAGGTAAGATTATGTAAGCTTATAAATAAAGAAACAAATCTATTAATCCTAGATGAGCCTACTAACCATTTAGATGTAGAGGCTAAGGATGAATTAAAGAGAGCTCTTAAGGCATATAAGGGAAGTATATTAATAGTATGCCATGAGCCTGAATTCTATAGAGATGTGGTTACTGATGTTTGGAACTGTGAAGAGTGGACAACTAAAATTGTTTAA
- a CDS encoding metallophosphoesterase — protein MILEKKLAAKRLTEAYNNAKIEYFDNNSKYIFFSDCHRGDCTPSDEFAKNQNIFLFALEFYFNNGYTYVEVGDGDELWEHSNFKHIRLAHDEVYSLFKRFFDLNRLIMLYGNHNIQLKYKDFVESNYYKFYDDYNEEEIELFPGLTPYEAVVFKHKTTGQEILTVHGHQGDRMNDTLWHINMLSVRYFWRFLHSIGFINPASPVKNAEKIHKIERIYSSWIKKNKIMLICGHTHRPHFPKINELPYFNDGSCVRASGIQGIEIINGEIMLVEWKIGTDSSGDLHIKRRILRGPEPIETFDLRNNRID, from the coding sequence ATGATATTAGAGAAGAAGTTAGCAGCAAAGAGATTAACGGAAGCTTATAATAATGCGAAAATTGAATACTTTGATAACAATTCTAAGTATATCTTTTTCAGCGATTGTCATAGAGGAGATTGTACACCATCAGATGAATTTGCAAAAAATCAAAATATCTTTCTATTTGCATTAGAATTTTATTTTAATAATGGCTATACTTATGTGGAAGTTGGAGATGGTGATGAGCTTTGGGAGCACTCTAATTTTAAGCACATAAGGTTGGCCCATGATGAGGTATACTCTTTATTTAAAAGATTCTTTGACCTAAATAGATTGATCATGTTATATGGTAATCACAATATACAATTAAAATATAAAGATTTTGTAGAAAGTAATTATTATAAATTCTACGATGATTACAACGAAGAAGAAATAGAGCTATTTCCTGGCCTCACTCCATATGAAGCAGTAGTGTTTAAGCATAAAACTACAGGACAGGAAATACTAACTGTTCATGGTCATCAAGGAGATAGAATGAATGATACCTTATGGCATATTAATATGCTTTCAGTAAGGTATTTTTGGAGGTTTCTTCATTCAATAGGTTTTATAAATCCTGCAAGCCCTGTAAAGAATGCTGAAAAAATTCACAAAATTGAACGCATTTATAGTAGCTGGATTAAAAAAAATAAAATTATGCTCATTTGTGGGCATACTCATAGACCACACTTTCCAAAAATCAACGAATTACCTTATTTCAATGACGGTTCATGTGTGCGAGCAAGTGGAATACAAGGTATTGAAATAATAAATGGAGAGATTATGTTAGTTGAATGGAAAATCGGCACTGATTCATCCGGTGACCTTCATATAAAAAGAAGAATATTAAGAGGTCCAGAACCAATAGAAACCTTTGATTTAAGAAATAATAGAATAGATTAA
- a CDS encoding CPBP family intramembrane glutamic endopeptidase: MKPVFKSNLYFLIVLFVSMIGPYIVRRPLALLGLNYGELLMTVHAIFFILPAIIYVIVTKAPVKQTFRFNKVSLKEIGYAILIALLAQPIMTLFSLITSFFFDNDVAKAMDVMKDLPYWMMLLVVAVTPAITEEITMRGIVLSGYNHKSKIKASLMIGLLFGIFHLNGQQFLYAAALGALFAYMVRVTNSIFVSMICHFTVNGFQVSLQAILSPFTKLVGNRQDYSLRSLPMNDKINMVLTWGFVAVIFAALVAILIKKLKEAAEERGVVDSYDLLTNYGRESISGAGGVALEKDNIINIPFIATVVIYLIYMIFFA; encoded by the coding sequence ATGAAACCTGTATTTAAATCAAATTTATATTTTTTAATAGTATTGTTTGTATCAATGATAGGTCCATATATAGTAAGAAGACCGCTTGCACTTTTAGGCTTGAATTATGGAGAACTTCTAATGACTGTGCACGCCATATTTTTTATATTGCCTGCCATAATATATGTTATAGTAACTAAGGCTCCAGTAAAGCAAACCTTCAGGTTTAATAAAGTAAGCTTAAAGGAAATAGGCTATGCAATCCTAATAGCTCTTTTAGCACAACCTATAATGACTTTATTTTCATTAATAACTTCATTTTTCTTTGATAATGATGTTGCAAAAGCCATGGACGTTATGAAAGATCTCCCATATTGGATGATGCTTTTAGTTGTAGCGGTTACACCTGCTATTACTGAAGAGATAACGATGAGAGGTATAGTCTTATCAGGATATAACCACAAGAGTAAGATAAAAGCTTCATTGATGATAGGCTTGCTATTTGGTATCTTTCACTTAAATGGGCAACAGTTTCTTTATGCAGCAGCATTAGGCGCACTCTTTGCTTACATGGTAAGAGTAACCAATAGTATATTTGTATCTATGATATGCCACTTTACAGTAAATGGATTTCAAGTAAGTCTACAGGCTATACTTTCACCATTTACTAAGCTTGTAGGCAATAGACAAGATTACTCTTTAAGAAGTTTACCTATGAATGATAAGATAAATATGGTTCTTACATGGGGGTTTGTAGCAGTTATCTTTGCAGCTTTGGTTGCAATTTTAATTAAGAAACTAAAAGAGGCTGCAGAAGAAAGAGGAGTAGTTGATAGTTATGACTTACTAACTAACTATGGAAGAGAATCTATCAGTGGAGCAGGTGGTGTAGCTTTAGAGAAAGACAATATAATAAATATACCTTTTATAGCTACAGTAGTTATCTACTTAATATATATGATATTTTTTGCGTAG
- a CDS encoding CBO0543 family protein: MDKNYIFILIGWLVTIGLLLKFIPKNKIREAHVAFFFKQLLTWILGLLVVQLGLIEYPVRLFPSANKTSFTFEYFIYPSICAIFNVNYPEKKNTFNQFLYYFYFCTTITILEIFVEKHTSIIKYIHWDWYITWITLFLTFYLTRKYYTWFFKLNQKDK, translated from the coding sequence ATGGATAAAAACTATATATTTATACTCATTGGGTGGCTTGTAACAATTGGTTTATTGTTGAAATTTATTCCCAAAAATAAAATTCGAGAAGCTCATGTTGCCTTTTTCTTTAAACAGTTACTTACATGGATATTAGGCTTATTAGTGGTACAATTGGGGCTTATAGAATATCCGGTTAGACTTTTTCCATCTGCTAATAAAACAAGTTTTACCTTCGAGTATTTCATATATCCTTCTATATGTGCCATATTTAATGTTAACTATCCAGAAAAGAAAAATACTTTTAATCAATTCCTTTATTATTTCTATTTTTGCACCACAATAACAATTCTAGAGATATTTGTAGAAAAACATACTAGTATCATAAAATATATACATTGGGATTGGTACATAACATGGATTACACTTTTTCTCACCTTTTATTTAACTAGAAAATACTATACATGGTTTTTTAAATTAAACCAAAAGGATAAATAA
- a CDS encoding NAD-dependent protein deacylase, with product MNSDKLKEIIDNSNNIVFFGGAGMSTESGIPDFRSSNGLFNEKLNMTFTPEQLVSHTFFIRYPEDFYSFYKDKLIYPNAKPNAGHLALAKLEEMGKLKAIVTQNIDGLHQAAGSKNVFELHGSVLRNYCTKCHAFYDEKFILESKGIPTCTKCGGTVKPDVVLYEEGLDEDIINGAVKAIAAADTLIIGGTSLVVYPAAGLINYFRGKNLVLINKSTTSADSKANLVIHDSIGKVLSSVV from the coding sequence ATGAATTCAGATAAATTAAAAGAAATCATAGATAATTCTAATAACATTGTCTTCTTTGGTGGTGCTGGTATGAGTACTGAGTCCGGTATACCTGATTTCAGAAGTTCTAATGGACTTTTCAACGAAAAGTTAAATATGACTTTCACACCTGAACAACTAGTATCCCATACATTTTTTATAAGATATCCTGAGGACTTTTACAGTTTCTATAAAGATAAATTAATATATCCTAACGCAAAGCCTAATGCTGGACACTTGGCCTTAGCAAAACTAGAAGAGATGGGCAAACTTAAGGCAATTGTCACTCAAAATATAGATGGACTTCATCAAGCTGCTGGTTCTAAAAATGTTTTTGAGCTCCATGGATCAGTTCTAAGAAATTATTGTACTAAATGTCATGCTTTTTATGATGAAAAGTTTATTTTAGAATCTAAGGGTATACCAACCTGTACTAAGTGTGGAGGAACAGTTAAACCTGATGTAGTTTTATACGAAGAAGGATTAGATGAGGATATTATTAATGGAGCCGTTAAAGCTATTGCAGCAGCAGATACTTTAATAATAGGGGGAACTTCTCTTGTTGTTTATCCTGCTGCTGGACTTATAAACTACTTTAGGGGTAAAAATCTAGTGTTGATAAATAAGAGTACTACTTCTGCCGATAGCAAAGCTAATTTAGTTATTCATGATTCAATTGGCAAAGTCTTGAGTTCAGTTGTATAA
- a CDS encoding L,D-transpeptidase gives MRLKKVLTTAALATCIITGSLFYYSKNVQAQKSKEAFSALKADYLNERIDYKLLSTKINDLEKTGSYKADDSEIKSLETLENQRNEFKNIEEQFAKKDYNHVLPAIASLEKQIGDKVLKDKLLELKSAVEDSISDDLNQDITDSKYDDGLKFLDENKEYLSKDFLDSSKKLIEDAKVKAEEEQKQLEADRKAAEEKAKKSVSPAIAAYLNGYTPNPDKENVVKNYSSRSKFLVWVDLQNQKTNVFVGSKGDWKLIKELDCSTGAVGSETPKGIYKVSARGDWFYNASINEGAKNWVQFFGNYLFHSWPMDKNKNITDYTLGKPVSHGCVRLSLENSKWIFNNIPGGTTVYVN, from the coding sequence TTGCGTTTGAAGAAAGTTTTAACAACGGCTGCTTTAGCTACATGCATAATAACAGGATCGCTTTTTTATTACAGCAAAAATGTACAAGCTCAAAAATCAAAGGAAGCGTTTAGTGCTTTAAAAGCTGATTATTTAAATGAACGTATTGATTACAAATTGCTTAGTACTAAAATTAATGACTTAGAAAAGACAGGTTCGTATAAAGCAGATGATAGTGAAATTAAGAGTTTAGAAACACTAGAGAATCAAAGAAACGAATTTAAGAATATAGAAGAACAGTTTGCAAAAAAAGATTATAATCATGTTTTACCTGCAATAGCAAGTTTAGAAAAACAAATTGGAGATAAGGTACTTAAAGATAAGCTGTTAGAGCTCAAGAGTGCGGTAGAAGATTCTATCTCAGATGATTTAAATCAAGATATAACTGATTCTAAATATGATGATGGACTAAAGTTCTTAGATGAAAATAAAGAATATTTATCTAAAGATTTTTTAGATAGCAGTAAAAAGCTTATTGAAGACGCAAAAGTAAAGGCTGAAGAAGAACAGAAGCAGTTAGAAGCAGATAGAAAGGCAGCAGAGGAAAAGGCCAAAAAATCTGTTAGTCCTGCTATTGCTGCATACCTTAATGGATATACACCTAACCCTGATAAGGAAAATGTTGTGAAGAACTATTCAAGTAGATCTAAATTTTTAGTTTGGGTGGATCTTCAAAACCAGAAAACAAATGTATTTGTAGGCAGTAAGGGTGATTGGAAGCTTATAAAAGAACTAGATTGTTCTACTGGTGCAGTAGGAAGCGAGACTCCAAAGGGGATATATAAGGTTTCAGCAAGAGGTGACTGGTTCTATAATGCAAGCATAAATGAAGGAGCAAAAAACTGGGTTCAGTTTTTTGGTAATTACCTTTTCCACTCTTGGCCTATGGACAAAAATAAAAATATCACTGATTATACTTTAGGTAAACCTGTATCTCATGGATGTGTAAGATTAAGTCTAGAAAACTCTAAATGGATATTTAATAATATACCAGGTGGTACTACAGTTTATGTTAATTAA